In Effusibacillus pohliae DSM 22757, a genomic segment contains:
- the tcmP gene encoding three-Cys-motif partner protein TcmP — MGYGSKENTIGQWSIDKLAFLERYLPAYLKATKTALHRYYIDGFAGRGEWIHRETKEKVAGSATIAFKYAEQFTKLHFCELEEDRVQDLKKLAKQHNVTDKVQFHQGDCNIVLPSIMRSIHPTAPTFVFLDPSGDHIHWSTIETLALWRTELFILYPYHMTLLRYLPRDPRRQEGFQKERLNKFFGTDEWEEIYRCKPRTYLLFGLLDLYTRRLQEVGYPYCYVSKCFKSTTGQKLYYMIWVGKHKAGKNIMDWVYKQQSNQISLDI; from the coding sequence ATGGGATACGGGAGCAAGGAAAACACAATTGGGCAATGGTCCATTGACAAATTGGCCTTCTTGGAAAGATATCTCCCGGCTTATTTAAAAGCCACAAAGACTGCCTTGCATCGATATTATATAGACGGTTTTGCCGGCCGCGGAGAATGGATACACCGTGAAACCAAAGAAAAAGTGGCTGGTTCGGCAACTATTGCCTTCAAGTACGCTGAGCAGTTTACCAAACTCCATTTCTGCGAACTCGAAGAAGATCGTGTTCAGGACCTGAAAAAATTGGCGAAACAGCATAACGTAACCGACAAGGTCCAGTTTCATCAAGGAGACTGCAATATTGTTCTGCCTTCGATAATGCGATCGATTCATCCGACTGCCCCAACTTTTGTCTTTCTCGATCCGTCTGGCGATCATATTCATTGGTCTACAATCGAGACTTTGGCATTGTGGAGAACTGAACTCTTTATTTTATATCCGTATCATATGACACTCTTGCGTTATCTTCCTCGTGATCCACGTAGGCAAGAGGGTTTTCAAAAAGAACGATTAAACAAATTTTTCGGAACGGATGAATGGGAAGAAATTTATCGTTGTAAGCCCCGAACATATTTGCTGTTTGGATTATTGGATCTTTATACCCGTCGCCTTCAGGAAGTAGGCTATCCCTATTGCTATGTTTCTAAATGTTTCAAAAGCACCACCGGTCAAAAATTATACTATATGATCTGGGTCGGGAAACACAAAGCTGGTAAAAACATAATGGACTGGGTGTATAAACAACAAAGCAATCAAATTTCTCTCGATATTTAA
- a CDS encoding ImmA/IrrE family metallo-endopeptidase: MFKELPVYRPCRLEQVVIDTYQRIGIIQPSDIDIDLIAEHFGLRLLKLDVHSKMIGTAIVIDSRLTPQEQREDFFHELTHAIRHAGNQLTMTELFRSMQEHEANRMPYYWLAPTFMLIQRIVPAMPLAQLVPQLAEAFAVTERFMRRRLELLQARLELLVVEKQAAVAMERRPRYGRDFNMTYTIGRTEYYCKDGRVVYKVRNYD; the protein is encoded by the coding sequence ATGTTCAAAGAGCTTCCCGTATACAGACCCTGCCGCCTTGAACAGGTGGTCATCGATACATACCAGCGGATCGGGATCATCCAACCGTCCGACATTGACATTGACTTGATCGCGGAACACTTTGGGTTGCGGCTTTTGAAACTGGACGTTCACAGTAAAATGATCGGTACCGCGATCGTGATCGACTCGCGGTTGACGCCGCAGGAGCAACGCGAGGACTTTTTTCACGAGCTTACGCACGCAATCCGGCACGCCGGGAATCAACTGACCATGACCGAGCTGTTTCGGTCCATGCAGGAGCACGAAGCAAACCGGATGCCCTACTACTGGTTGGCACCCACGTTCATGCTCATCCAGCGGATCGTCCCCGCGATGCCCCTGGCTCAACTCGTGCCGCAGCTGGCGGAAGCGTTCGCGGTAACCGAACGATTTATGCGAAGACGGTTGGAACTGCTGCAAGCGCGATTGGAGTTGCTGGTAGTTGAGAAGCAGGCTGCGGTGGCGATGGAACGCCGGCCGCGATACGGCCGCGACTTCAATATGACCTACACCATCGGCCGCACGGAGTATTACTGCAAAGACGGACGAGTGGTGTACAAAGTCCGCAATTATGACTAG
- a CDS encoding DUF5131 family protein, protein MSSIEWTEATWNPVTGCTKISEGCRHCYAATMAKRLHAMNNPRYANGFNVTLHHDLVDLPLKWKRPRRIFVNSMSDLFHKDIPFEFIQQVFQTMQRAHWHTFQILTKRSDRLLELSFDLPWPNNIWQGVSVEDERVIHRIDHLRQVPAKIRFLSLEPLIGPLNNLDLRGIHWVIVGGESGPGARPMKKEWVESIRDQCINQQVAFFFKQWGGVQKHRTGRILDGRTWNEYPNAPSSSQII, encoded by the coding sequence ATGTCCTCTATTGAGTGGACTGAAGCGACCTGGAATCCGGTGACTGGGTGTACAAAAATTTCAGAAGGCTGTAGGCATTGCTACGCTGCTACTATGGCGAAGCGCTTACATGCAATGAATAACCCGCGTTATGCCAATGGTTTTAACGTAACACTGCATCATGATCTTGTTGACTTGCCTTTGAAATGGAAAAGACCTCGGCGAATATTTGTGAATTCGATGTCTGATCTATTCCATAAGGACATTCCGTTCGAATTCATCCAGCAAGTGTTTCAAACCATGCAGCGTGCTCATTGGCACACATTTCAAATCCTAACAAAACGGTCGGATCGGTTGCTTGAACTATCTTTCGACTTACCATGGCCAAATAACATCTGGCAGGGTGTTAGTGTGGAAGATGAAAGGGTGATACACCGTATTGACCATCTTCGCCAAGTACCAGCCAAAATTCGTTTTCTTTCACTCGAACCATTAATCGGCCCTTTAAACAATCTTGACCTTCGGGGGATTCATTGGGTAATTGTCGGTGGAGAATCAGGACCGGGCGCACGCCCGATGAAAAAAGAGTGGGTTGAAAGTATTCGGGATCAATGCATCAATCAACAGGTGGCGTTTTTTTTCAAACAATGGGGCGGCGTACAAAAGCATCGAACTGGCCGAATTCTCGACGGTAGGACATGGAATGAATACCCAAATGCACCAAGCTCATCGCAAATCATCTAG